The following are encoded together in the Lactuca sativa cultivar Salinas chromosome 1, Lsat_Salinas_v11, whole genome shotgun sequence genome:
- the LOC111921463 gene encoding uncharacterized protein LOC111921463, whose protein sequence is MISKHSSLGTTLEDSVLVRKLLDSVLDNYLQLVASIEQYSDVDEMPFEEAVGRLKAYEDRMKLRSNNTTGEGSLLFTRSEGQNNQKASKGGSYSSGKGRETSHHDRGGRSGGREYGHYASECNVPKEIKDEVNLTQTQNHDDEPDTLLLSILGEESHNMVLLNEDKEFPRQNSSGKDHWYLDNGASNHMTGMGSFFAELDEKVTGQVRFGDGSKVKIEGKGTILFECKNGDQILVPDVYFIPSLHCNILSLGQMTEEGYKIEMLHQYLRIHDEHGRLIMKVQRSKN, encoded by the exons ATGATCTCGAAGCACAGCAGTCTTGGCACAACTCTTGAAGATAGTGTGCTCGTAAGAAAGCTACTTGACTCTGTCCTAGATAACTACCTACAACTGGTAGCATCCATTGAACAATATTCAGATGTGGATGAGATGCCATTCGAGGAAGCTGTAGGAAGGCTCAAGGCCTATGAGGATCGGATGAAACTTCGAAGCAATAACACAACCGGGGAAGGAAGTTTGTTGTTCACCCGATCAGAAGGTCAAAACAATCAAAAGGCTTCAAAGGGGGGTTCCTACTCGAGTGGTAAGGGACGTGAAACATCACATCATGACAGAGGTGGTCGAAGTGGTGGACGAG AATATGGTCACTATGCATCAGAATGCAATGTTCCAAAGGAAATAAAAGATGAAGTAAACTTAACTCAAACTCAAAATCACGATGATGAACCAGACACACTTCTGTTGAGTATCCTTGGGGAAGAGTCACACAACATGGTGTTACTAAATGAAGACAAGGAGTTCCCGAGACAGAACAGCAGTGGTAAAGACCATTGGTATTTGGATAATGGTGCCAGTAACCATATGACTGGCATGGGAAGTTTCTTTGCTGAACTTGATGAGAAGGTGACTGGACAGGTGCGTTTTGGTGATGGCTCTAAAGTGAAGATTGAAGGAAAAGGGACAATCTTGTTTGAGTGCAAGAATGGTGATCAGATACTTGTACCAGACGTATATTTCATTCCCTCTTTGCATTGTAACATCCTGAGTCTAGGGCAGATGACAGAAGAAGGATACAAGATTGAGATGTTGCATCAATATCTACGAATTCATGATGAACATGGAAGATTGATAATGAAGGTACAACGGTCCAAGAACTAG